Proteins from one Capricornis sumatraensis isolate serow.1 chromosome 2, serow.2, whole genome shotgun sequence genomic window:
- the LSM10 gene encoding U7 snRNA-associated Sm-like protein LSm10, translating into MEVSHSVKERTISENSLIILLQGLQGQVTTVDLRDESVAHGRIDNVDAFMNIRLAQVTYTDRWGHQVELDDLFVTGRNVRYVHIPDNVNITATIEQQLQVIHRVRYFGSKGQGRQEFPSKNS; encoded by the coding sequence ATGGAGGTGAGCCACTCGGTGAAGGAGCGGACCATCTCCGAGAACAGCCTGATCATCCTGCTGCAGGGCCTCCAGGGCCAGGTCACCACCGTGGACCTGCGGGATGAGAGTGTGGCCCACGGACGCATAGACAACGTCGATGCTTTCATGAACATCCGCCTGGCCCAGGTCACCTACACAGACCGTTGGGGGCATCAGGTGGAGCTGGACGACCTCTTCGTGACAGGCCGGAACGTCCGTTACGTCCACATCCCCGACAACGTGAACATCACCGCAACCATTGAGCAGCAGCTGCAGGTCATCCATCGGGTGCGTTACTTTGGCAGCAAGGGGCAAGGCCGGCAGGAATTTCCCTCCAAAAACTCTTAA